The following are from one region of the Stigmatella ashevillena genome:
- a CDS encoding type I polyketide synthase, with protein sequence MAKLSTRLSEMPPVKLAYLASQLRAKKEILAAEPIAVIGMSCRFPGGGERPETFWEFLKDAGDATREVPRERWDIDEIYDPTPGIRGKVYTRRGAFIEDVDLFDPGFFGIPPRDAKDMDPQQRLLHEECWRALERAGIPPGGLVGSRTGVFVGLMHNDYNVLGITSGVEMFAASLNYPSMAAGRIAHTLGFQGPALTVDTACSSSAVCIHLACQSLRNDESDLALAGGVSLSLSPITMMFGCENRMLSVDGRCKTFDASADGFARGEGCGVVVLKRLSDALAKGDPILGVIRGSAVNHDGRSSGLMVPNGRAQERVIRMALDGCGVEPHQVSYVEAHGTGTALGDPIEMGAIRSVFGRKTPRSEPLLVGSVKTNIGHLEAAAGVSGLIKVILSLQNEAIPAHLNFERPNPNIRWDDLPVSIPTSIRPWPRGEKRRIAGISSFGFSGTNAHLIVEEAPLTARAPVEKERPIHVLTMSAKTEASLEALVEAHERTLPGDDASLGDWCYTANVGRSHFEHRLAVSGATSASLRMGLARLRAEKARPDREPRQGTESPKPVFLFTGQGALHPGVGKELYETQPAFRAALQRCSSVLESKLGLPLEDLLFGEDAQALLEDTRNAQPVLVALEYALAELWASWGVVPGAVVGHSLGEYAAAAVAGVMGIEDVLGLCVERAQLMSAAPGEGAMLAITASQEVTAQAIAPYSGVVSVAAINGPEDMVVSGSKSALEALKGELDQRGIHCKFLRVPHGFHSPLMDPVLGPFAEALKGIKLSVPSIPFVSTLEGRLVTEQLTQPEYWCRHLREPVHFAQGMGFLREQGHRTFLELGPAPILAGIGRRLFPDAEELCWLPSLRPSEGETAQMLSSLSALYVRGFEVDWSAFDAPFERRPRDLPTYPFQRERYWIEARNTGSLQYMTERGTSKDAAHPLAGVALALAGSKETRFAARLSTREPAFIAEHRILGMTVLPAACYVEMALGAIYHANPKERPIELKAIELERPLVFTEAEICEVQTVLTPEEANARFEIYAQGPGSERRWDRLAQGRIEEGRERAGRINLEAELFARFPQQGSVTALYEMMDRSGLEYGPSFRAIHELRFGENSCLAHVKLPDSLIMGLDSYRLHPLILDACFQAVAAVFMEEDSQVKGERRQRMPVAIERLRWFKKAGSSVWVHVQRNGRSSVSAEVLSANLRILGEDGEVIAEVDGLLLKQVDRNAFKASLADSTRELLFELAWREQRASWERDRVVSPPGHWLVFADSGGVAERLKELVLQHAKTCVTVSPGEGYEKLGRDHYRLDPGDPAGFSRLLQDLSEGGVAPAAVAYLWGLDERSAAELSTEDLAGVTARSTAGALHLVQAMARVAWGQRPALWMVTRGAVAAVPADAVEGISQTPIWGLGRAAAIEHPELGCRLADLDGDEDAPARLFQLMAEPPEENMMALRGGRLLGARLVRPDKAVGRSSPVRIRDDGTYLVTGGMGALGLATAEWLVEEGARQLVLVGRGEPGEAVKARINALTVRGCDVTVARADVSRREDVQRLLEGISARESQLLGIFHIAGVLDDGVFMLQSRERIARVFAPKVLGAWNLHLATAQLPLDLFVMYSSAASLVGVAGQANYVAANSFLDALASHRSRRGLPALSVNWGRWSGEGMAAKTTAKGSTPGVDSSSLPPRRAFQILGDLLMLDVVQMGVVSMGVASVDSALSPGHGPLFSELMMREQARSSSVARMHELLGELKSADSVRRRGLLTHYVQGRMAPLLGFAPDHEVFQKKVSLNEMGLDSLRAVELKNRIGRELGVDLPMARFIDGTNLEGIVEALHSQLELNELLARPPSAAVEIEELTL encoded by the coding sequence ATGGCGAAACTATCGACACGCCTCTCGGAGATGCCGCCCGTCAAGCTCGCCTATCTGGCGAGTCAGCTGCGTGCCAAGAAAGAGATCCTGGCTGCGGAGCCGATCGCGGTGATCGGCATGTCGTGCCGGTTTCCAGGAGGAGGGGAGCGGCCAGAGACCTTCTGGGAGTTCCTCAAGGACGCAGGGGACGCGACCCGGGAGGTTCCTCGCGAGCGGTGGGACATTGACGAGATCTACGATCCAACGCCGGGAATCCGCGGGAAGGTCTACACGCGCCGGGGCGCCTTCATCGAGGATGTCGACCTATTCGATCCCGGCTTCTTCGGGATTCCACCCCGTGACGCGAAGGACATGGATCCGCAGCAGCGCCTTCTACATGAGGAGTGCTGGCGGGCTTTGGAGCGGGCTGGCATTCCCCCCGGAGGGCTCGTGGGGAGCCGGACCGGCGTGTTCGTGGGGCTGATGCACAACGATTACAACGTGCTCGGCATCACCTCGGGCGTCGAGATGTTCGCCGCCTCCCTCAACTATCCGTCCATGGCTGCGGGCCGGATTGCGCACACGCTGGGTTTCCAAGGCCCCGCGCTCACCGTGGACACGGCTTGCTCTTCTTCCGCCGTCTGCATCCACCTGGCGTGCCAGAGCCTGCGGAACGACGAGAGCGATCTGGCGCTCGCGGGTGGCGTCAGCCTGAGCCTTTCGCCGATCACCATGATGTTCGGGTGCGAGAACCGCATGCTGTCGGTCGACGGGCGCTGCAAGACCTTCGATGCGTCCGCGGATGGCTTCGCGCGAGGGGAGGGCTGCGGCGTCGTCGTGCTCAAGCGCTTGTCGGATGCGCTGGCGAAGGGGGATCCGATCCTGGGAGTCATCCGGGGCTCGGCGGTCAATCACGATGGCCGAAGCAGTGGCCTGATGGTGCCAAATGGCCGTGCTCAAGAGCGCGTCATCCGGATGGCGCTGGATGGCTGCGGCGTAGAGCCCCATCAGGTCAGCTACGTTGAAGCCCATGGAACGGGGACCGCGTTGGGAGACCCCATCGAGATGGGAGCGATTCGCTCCGTCTTCGGACGCAAGACCCCGCGCAGTGAGCCACTCCTGGTCGGTTCCGTCAAAACCAACATCGGGCACCTCGAGGCCGCCGCGGGGGTCTCGGGTCTGATCAAGGTGATTCTCTCCCTGCAGAATGAGGCCATCCCCGCGCACCTCAACTTCGAGCGGCCCAACCCGAATATCCGCTGGGACGATCTGCCGGTCAGCATCCCGACGTCCATACGGCCATGGCCGCGCGGAGAAAAGCGGCGGATCGCGGGGATCAGCAGCTTCGGTTTCAGCGGCACCAATGCGCATTTGATCGTGGAAGAGGCACCGCTCACGGCCCGTGCTCCGGTGGAGAAGGAGCGTCCCATCCATGTGCTGACGATGTCCGCCAAGACCGAAGCCTCGCTGGAGGCACTGGTGGAGGCCCATGAGCGCACGTTGCCTGGCGATGACGCGTCGCTGGGGGACTGGTGTTACACCGCCAATGTCGGGCGCTCTCACTTCGAGCACCGTCTGGCCGTCTCGGGCGCCACCAGCGCCAGCCTTCGGATGGGCTTGGCGCGGCTGCGGGCCGAAAAGGCTCGTCCTGACCGGGAGCCCCGGCAGGGGACCGAGAGTCCGAAGCCGGTCTTTCTGTTCACGGGACAGGGCGCGTTGCATCCAGGGGTCGGCAAGGAACTCTACGAGACCCAACCTGCGTTCCGCGCGGCGCTCCAGCGCTGCTCGAGCGTTCTCGAGAGCAAGCTGGGCCTCCCGCTCGAGGATCTCCTCTTTGGAGAGGATGCGCAGGCCCTCCTCGAAGACACCCGCAACGCTCAGCCAGTGCTCGTGGCGCTGGAGTATGCCCTCGCGGAGTTGTGGGCTTCCTGGGGGGTTGTTCCAGGGGCAGTGGTTGGGCACAGCCTGGGAGAATATGCAGCGGCCGCCGTTGCGGGCGTCATGGGCATCGAGGATGTGCTGGGGCTGTGTGTGGAGCGTGCACAGCTCATGAGCGCGGCTCCGGGCGAAGGGGCGATGCTGGCAATCACCGCTTCTCAGGAGGTCACGGCGCAGGCGATCGCGCCGTATTCTGGGGTGGTCTCCGTCGCAGCCATCAACGGGCCGGAGGACATGGTCGTCTCAGGTAGCAAATCCGCGCTCGAAGCCCTGAAGGGTGAACTGGACCAACGGGGGATCCACTGCAAGTTCCTTCGGGTGCCCCATGGCTTCCATTCTCCGCTCATGGATCCAGTTCTTGGGCCATTTGCGGAGGCTCTCAAAGGGATCAAGCTCTCGGTGCCGAGCATCCCGTTTGTCTCCACGCTGGAAGGCCGGCTCGTGACGGAGCAGCTCACCCAGCCCGAGTATTGGTGCCGCCACCTCCGGGAGCCTGTTCACTTCGCCCAGGGGATGGGGTTCCTGCGTGAGCAGGGGCATCGGACGTTCCTTGAGCTGGGCCCGGCGCCGATCCTGGCAGGGATCGGACGCAGGCTCTTCCCGGATGCAGAGGAGCTGTGCTGGCTTCCGAGCCTCCGCCCCTCGGAGGGGGAGACCGCCCAAATGCTCTCCAGCTTGAGCGCGCTGTATGTGCGTGGCTTCGAGGTCGACTGGAGCGCTTTTGATGCGCCGTTTGAACGTCGGCCGCGCGACCTGCCGACCTACCCCTTCCAGCGGGAGCGCTACTGGATCGAGGCTCGAAACACCGGCTCTCTGCAATACATGACGGAGCGTGGCACGTCGAAGGACGCCGCCCATCCCCTGGCGGGAGTGGCTCTGGCGCTTGCTGGCTCGAAGGAGACGCGTTTCGCAGCCCGCTTGAGCACCCGGGAGCCCGCCTTCATCGCGGAGCATCGCATTCTCGGGATGACGGTGCTGCCGGCGGCCTGCTACGTCGAGATGGCGCTGGGGGCCATCTACCATGCGAATCCGAAAGAACGGCCGATCGAGCTGAAGGCGATTGAGCTGGAGCGGCCGTTGGTCTTCACCGAGGCCGAGATATGTGAGGTCCAGACCGTGCTGACGCCGGAAGAGGCGAACGCTCGCTTTGAGATCTACGCCCAAGGGCCCGGCTCGGAACGGCGCTGGGATCGCCTCGCCCAAGGGCGCATTGAAGAGGGACGCGAGCGGGCAGGGCGTATCAATCTTGAGGCGGAGCTGTTCGCGCGGTTCCCGCAGCAGGGCTCGGTCACCGCGCTCTACGAGATGATGGATCGCAGTGGGCTTGAGTATGGCCCCTCGTTCAGAGCCATCCATGAACTGCGGTTCGGAGAGAACAGCTGCCTTGCCCACGTGAAGCTGCCCGACAGCCTCATCATGGGCCTGGACAGCTACCGGTTGCACCCCTTGATCCTTGACGCCTGTTTCCAAGCGGTCGCGGCCGTGTTCATGGAGGAAGATTCTCAAGTCAAGGGAGAGCGGCGGCAACGAATGCCCGTGGCCATTGAGCGGCTGCGCTGGTTCAAGAAGGCTGGCAGCAGCGTCTGGGTGCACGTCCAGCGCAACGGTCGTTCCTCTGTCTCTGCGGAGGTCCTGAGTGCCAACCTCCGGATTCTCGGCGAGGATGGGGAGGTCATCGCCGAGGTCGACGGCCTGTTGTTGAAGCAGGTCGATCGAAACGCGTTCAAGGCCTCCCTCGCGGACTCGACGCGTGAGCTTCTCTTCGAGTTGGCATGGCGTGAGCAGCGCGCCTCCTGGGAGCGTGATCGGGTCGTCTCTCCGCCTGGCCATTGGCTGGTGTTCGCGGACTCGGGCGGTGTCGCGGAGCGGTTGAAGGAGCTGGTGCTGCAACACGCCAAGACGTGTGTGACCGTGAGCCCGGGAGAGGGCTACGAAAAGTTGGGGCGGGACCATTACCGCCTCGATCCGGGAGATCCTGCGGGATTCAGCCGATTGCTCCAGGACCTTTCAGAAGGAGGCGTTGCCCCGGCGGCCGTCGCATATTTGTGGGGACTCGACGAGCGCAGCGCGGCCGAACTCTCCACTGAGGATCTGGCGGGTGTGACCGCGCGAAGCACCGCTGGGGCGCTTCACCTCGTCCAGGCGATGGCCCGCGTTGCCTGGGGACAGCGGCCCGCCCTCTGGATGGTGACGCGTGGAGCTGTCGCGGCCGTTCCCGCAGATGCGGTGGAGGGGATCTCCCAGACGCCGATTTGGGGGCTCGGCCGCGCGGCGGCGATCGAACACCCGGAACTCGGCTGCCGCCTGGCCGATCTGGATGGAGATGAAGATGCACCGGCGAGGTTGTTCCAGCTGATGGCCGAGCCTCCCGAAGAAAACATGATGGCCTTGCGTGGTGGCCGGCTGTTGGGAGCCCGGCTTGTGCGGCCTGACAAAGCGGTGGGCCGCTCCAGCCCTGTGCGAATCCGGGACGATGGGACGTATCTGGTGACGGGTGGAATGGGCGCCCTCGGACTGGCCACGGCGGAGTGGTTGGTGGAGGAAGGGGCCCGGCAACTGGTCCTCGTCGGCCGCGGCGAGCCTGGGGAGGCCGTGAAGGCCAGAATCAACGCCCTGACAGTGCGCGGGTGTGATGTCACCGTGGCTCGGGCCGATGTCTCGCGTCGGGAGGACGTGCAGCGTCTCCTGGAGGGAATCTCCGCGCGTGAATCCCAGTTGTTGGGGATCTTCCACATCGCAGGCGTGCTGGATGACGGGGTCTTCATGCTCCAAAGCCGGGAGCGCATCGCGCGTGTGTTTGCGCCGAAGGTGCTGGGCGCTTGGAATCTGCACCTTGCGACGGCCCAGCTCCCGCTTGACCTCTTCGTGATGTACTCCTCCGCGGCGTCGCTCGTGGGTGTGGCCGGTCAGGCCAACTATGTGGCGGCCAACAGCTTCCTTGACGCGCTGGCGTCTCACCGGAGCAGACGGGGGTTGCCAGCGCTCAGTGTCAACTGGGGACGCTGGTCCGGAGAGGGGATGGCAGCGAAGACGACGGCCAAGGGGAGCACGCCGGGCGTGGACTCCAGCAGCCTTCCTCCCCGGCGGGCGTTTCAGATTCTCGGCGATCTGCTGATGTTGGACGTCGTCCAGATGGGCGTGGTGTCCATGGGAGTCGCATCGGTGGACTCAGCCCTGTCTCCGGGCCACGGGCCTCTGTTCTCCGAGCTCATGATGAGAGAGCAGGCTCGCTCCTCCTCTGTGGCGCGGATGCATGAGCTGCTGGGTGAACTCAAGAGCGCGGACAGTGTCCGGCGGCGCGGGCTTCTCACGCACTATGTCCAGGGGCGGATGGCTCCCTTGTTGGGGTTCGCTCCGGATCATGAGGTCTTCCAGAAGAAGGTCTCCCTGAACGAGATGGGACTCGACTCCCTGCGTGCCGTCGAACTGAAGAACCGCATTGGACGTGAGCTGGGCGTGGATCTGCCCATGGCCCGTTTCATCGATGGAACCAACCTCGAAGGCATCGTGGAGGCGTTGCACAGCCAGCTTGAACTCAACGAGCTGCTCGCGCGTCCTCCCAGCGCTGCCGTTGAGATCGAGGAGTTAACGTTATGA
- a CDS encoding type I polyketide synthase — MSTQGSDTGYGDLMKRALLKLQDAQSKLDAHERERHEGIAIVGIGCRFPGGAVDPSGYWRLLSEGVDTVTEVPSDRWNADSFYHPDPDQPGGIYCRYGSFLRDIDQFAPRFFGISPREAARMDPQHRLLLEVAWEAMERSGRSPSALNGTRTGVFIGMMGQDYTQLATQSPELIDAHTGAGNGASVASGRLSYTFGFQGPSLTVDTACSSSLVSVHLAMRSLRQREVDFALAGGVNLLLSPVATLIESRTHMLSPDGRCKTFDAAANGIGRGEGCGLVLLRRLSDALKDGDPIIAVLRGSAVNQDGRTSGLTVPNGLAQQDVIREALKDARVEASQVGYVEAHGTGTALGDPIELEAIASVYGDKLTRKQPLVVGSVKTNLGHLEGAAGIAGLIKSALCLANEEIPPHLHLRTPTPHVDWGRLFVEVPAKKQSWQGPAPRFSAVSSFGFSGTNAHVILESAPRPQETARKMERPLHLLALSARSDSSLRRLADSLADSLSSERKEVLADVCYTANVGRSALEERVAFVAATSEQMTATLRAFGRGEPRLPGTWVSGRREAEVPRVAFLFTGQGAQYVGMGRELFETQPGFRRELLRYEEILRPHLDRPLTELLFQEDGQGTLNETRYTQPALVALELALAHVLRSWGLRADAVLGHSVGEYAAAVFAGVLEPEEGLPLVAERARLMQGLPERGAMLSLSVGEARVVQALAGHSRVTLAAINGPRNTVISGDETSIEAIARELAAEGIEGRRLNVSHAFHSPLMQPMLGAFESAAARVRFQRPQIDLISNLDGVEVGEAITKPAYWSRHVLQPVRFAEGIRTLVRRGVRIFLEIGPKPALSTLAQEDATSEEGLWLGTLHPRHSDWEGLLRSLAELSVRGVGVDWERFDGDYGRKKAVLPTYPFERQRYWLDVPAPWSRPGRRSEAHPLLGSRWDSTALREGTTVFSKELTAGAVSLVSDHRVYGKAVVPAAAFLEMVASAAAQVLGTDAMSLEDISFQQPLILPDQQTRAVQTILENQGEAGFTCTVVSKGDGPSEEGRGAHASWTTHLTCRVSALKALSPPAGLEAWRRSCPSAVSIDELSSAIRQRGLEYGPSLQVLSSLYRGPHAALSLSHVEDPGKAYRLHPALLDASLRTAAAVTPLMPGDVLHLPVAIQKLELHGALPERLWTHAEQRQQESPAGLPVTDMTLCAEDGTVVVALTGLSVRKAGQEMLLRGLDSDFSDWLYRVTWSPCDAVEKPRLAGQHWVVFTDEGSFGNELMSLLLQRGDRCTAVRKGREFSSRSDGFQMDPGSLDHFNRLIASYENDPPSGFLYLWGFDEGRDAEPSLAGLEAAQATGCVGALHLTQALARASWATMPRLILVTRGTQRLSSDDQGPRIAQAPLWGFGQAVATELPETRCLRVDLAGEPRLGDLGTFIRALSLPESEAQLAVRGGALYAARIERARLRTGSVKKGEISADASYLIAGGLGGLGLRLAKGLADRGARYLVLLGRSGPSAEAQRQIEALEAKGVRVQVARADLASHEEVAAVLAGLRGAPPLRGIFHAAGVIRDGTIGNQTAGHFHDVMAPKVQGAWNLHLLSSGMELDFFVCFSSVASLIGTPGQSNYVAANAFLDALAHLRRAQGKPALTINWGSWAEAGMAARLERGDAGHQGPLGFGAIPVEQGLSVLEQLLAGTHAQLGVFPVDWTRLTEQLPGLASQAFVRSFARGVPLQNQPSAFLQQWELAPPNRRMEVLRQHVMKQVSATLGMAESDKIAGGERLFELGVDSLLAVEIKNRLASSLGKSLRSTLVFDFPTVNGLVAHLAGELGLGGEIQKQDKSSEQVQDALAAEIQGLSEQELTSLIDQELESALTR, encoded by the coding sequence ATGTCGACGCAAGGAAGCGATACAGGCTACGGGGACTTGATGAAGCGTGCGCTCCTGAAGTTGCAGGACGCGCAGTCGAAGCTCGATGCCCACGAGCGGGAGCGGCACGAGGGCATCGCGATCGTTGGCATCGGATGCCGGTTCCCGGGTGGAGCGGTTGACCCCAGCGGCTACTGGCGTCTGCTTTCCGAGGGCGTTGATACCGTCACCGAAGTCCCCTCCGATCGGTGGAACGCGGACAGCTTCTACCATCCTGATCCGGACCAGCCTGGGGGGATCTACTGCCGGTACGGCAGCTTCTTGCGGGACATCGATCAGTTCGCACCGAGGTTTTTCGGGATCTCTCCGCGCGAGGCGGCTCGGATGGATCCCCAGCACCGGCTTCTCCTGGAGGTCGCCTGGGAGGCCATGGAGCGTTCTGGGCGGAGCCCGTCCGCGCTGAACGGGACGCGAACCGGCGTGTTCATCGGCATGATGGGGCAGGACTACACCCAGCTCGCCACTCAGTCTCCCGAGCTCATCGATGCTCACACGGGCGCTGGGAACGGTGCGAGCGTTGCTTCGGGCCGCCTCTCCTATACCTTTGGTTTCCAGGGGCCCAGCCTCACGGTCGACACAGCGTGCTCCTCGTCGCTGGTGTCCGTGCACCTTGCGATGCGGAGCCTGCGTCAGCGCGAGGTCGACTTCGCACTGGCAGGTGGCGTGAACCTGCTGCTCTCCCCGGTTGCGACGCTGATCGAGTCGCGAACCCACATGCTCTCTCCGGATGGGCGCTGCAAGACCTTCGACGCTGCGGCGAATGGCATCGGAAGGGGAGAGGGCTGTGGGCTGGTCTTGTTGCGGCGTCTCTCTGACGCGCTCAAGGACGGCGATCCGATCATCGCGGTGCTTCGCGGCTCAGCCGTCAACCAGGATGGCCGGACCAGCGGGCTGACGGTTCCGAATGGGCTCGCCCAGCAGGATGTGATTCGAGAGGCCCTGAAGGACGCCCGGGTGGAGGCGTCACAGGTCGGGTATGTCGAAGCGCACGGAACCGGGACGGCGCTCGGCGATCCCATCGAACTGGAGGCAATTGCCTCGGTTTACGGTGACAAGCTCACCCGGAAGCAGCCACTGGTGGTGGGCTCGGTCAAGACGAACCTGGGTCACCTCGAAGGAGCGGCTGGGATCGCGGGCTTGATCAAGTCGGCCCTGTGTCTGGCGAACGAGGAGATACCGCCTCACCTCCATTTGCGGACGCCCACGCCCCATGTCGATTGGGGCCGGTTGTTCGTCGAGGTTCCGGCCAAGAAGCAGAGCTGGCAAGGGCCCGCGCCGCGCTTCTCGGCCGTGAGTTCATTCGGCTTCTCGGGGACGAACGCCCACGTCATCCTCGAATCCGCTCCTCGCCCGCAGGAGACCGCGCGGAAGATGGAGCGCCCTCTGCACCTGTTGGCGCTCTCGGCCCGGTCGGACAGCAGCTTGCGCCGTTTGGCCGACTCACTCGCGGACTCGCTTTCCAGCGAGCGGAAGGAAGTGCTCGCGGACGTCTGTTACACCGCGAACGTGGGACGAAGCGCGCTGGAGGAGCGCGTGGCCTTCGTGGCGGCAACCTCCGAACAGATGACGGCCACGCTGCGCGCTTTTGGCCGTGGAGAGCCCCGCTTGCCAGGAACGTGGGTGAGCGGACGGCGGGAGGCAGAGGTGCCGCGCGTCGCGTTCCTGTTCACGGGCCAGGGAGCTCAGTACGTGGGCATGGGCCGGGAGCTGTTCGAGACGCAGCCGGGCTTTCGCCGCGAACTCCTGCGCTACGAGGAGATCCTGAGGCCACACCTGGACCGGCCCCTGACGGAACTCCTCTTCCAGGAGGACGGCCAGGGGACTCTGAATGAGACGCGATACACCCAACCGGCGCTCGTGGCCCTTGAGCTTGCGCTCGCCCACGTGTTGCGCTCCTGGGGCCTGCGCGCCGATGCGGTGCTGGGGCACAGCGTGGGTGAATACGCGGCAGCTGTGTTCGCTGGGGTGTTGGAGCCCGAGGAGGGGCTGCCTCTGGTGGCCGAGCGTGCGCGACTGATGCAGGGGCTTCCCGAGCGGGGGGCGATGCTGTCCTTGTCCGTTGGCGAGGCACGCGTGGTTCAGGCGCTTGCGGGCCACTCCCGGGTGACGCTGGCGGCCATCAACGGCCCACGGAACACCGTGATCTCCGGAGACGAGACCTCGATCGAGGCCATTGCCCGGGAACTGGCGGCAGAGGGGATCGAGGGTCGGCGCCTGAATGTCTCGCACGCCTTCCACTCGCCATTGATGCAGCCGATGCTGGGGGCCTTCGAGAGTGCGGCTGCACGCGTGCGCTTCCAGAGACCGCAGATCGATCTCATCTCCAACCTCGATGGCGTGGAGGTAGGGGAGGCCATCACGAAGCCTGCCTACTGGTCTCGTCACGTGCTCCAGCCAGTGCGCTTCGCCGAGGGGATACGGACCCTTGTTCGCCGAGGGGTTCGCATCTTCCTGGAGATCGGCCCGAAGCCCGCTTTGTCGACGCTTGCCCAGGAGGATGCGACCTCCGAAGAGGGGCTGTGGTTGGGGACGCTGCACCCGCGCCACTCGGACTGGGAAGGACTGCTCCGGTCCTTGGCCGAACTCTCCGTGCGGGGAGTGGGGGTGGACTGGGAACGCTTTGATGGCGACTACGGCCGCAAGAAGGCCGTCTTGCCAACCTATCCATTCGAACGACAACGGTACTGGTTGGATGTCCCAGCTCCCTGGTCTCGCCCGGGTAGGCGCTCCGAAGCGCATCCACTGCTGGGGAGCCGATGGGACTCCACGGCCCTGCGGGAGGGAACCACGGTCTTCTCCAAGGAACTCACCGCCGGGGCGGTGTCCCTCGTTTCTGACCACCGCGTATACGGCAAGGCCGTGGTGCCTGCCGCGGCGTTCTTGGAGATGGTGGCCTCGGCTGCGGCTCAGGTGCTGGGCACGGACGCGATGTCGTTGGAGGACATCTCGTTTCAGCAGCCCCTGATCCTGCCGGATCAGCAGACCCGGGCTGTCCAGACGATCTTGGAGAATCAAGGCGAGGCGGGCTTCACGTGTACGGTGGTGAGCAAGGGAGACGGGCCTTCTGAAGAGGGAAGGGGCGCGCACGCGTCTTGGACAACCCACCTGACCTGCCGTGTCTCCGCGCTGAAGGCGCTCTCTCCTCCGGCGGGGCTGGAGGCGTGGCGCCGGAGCTGCCCCAGTGCGGTCTCCATCGACGAACTCTCCTCGGCGATTCGCCAGCGTGGGCTCGAATACGGCCCTTCGCTTCAGGTGTTGTCGTCGCTGTACCGAGGGCCGCACGCCGCGCTCTCGCTCAGTCACGTGGAGGACCCGGGCAAGGCGTATCGTCTTCATCCCGCCTTGCTTGACGCGAGCCTGAGAACGGCGGCAGCGGTGACGCCGCTGATGCCGGGCGATGTGCTGCACCTTCCGGTGGCTATCCAAAAGCTCGAACTCCATGGCGCACTGCCGGAGCGCCTCTGGACCCACGCCGAGCAGCGTCAGCAGGAGTCTCCTGCCGGTCTTCCCGTTACGGATATGACCCTGTGTGCCGAGGATGGCACGGTGGTGGTGGCACTCACGGGACTCTCGGTGCGCAAGGCAGGTCAGGAGATGTTGCTGCGCGGTCTCGACAGCGACTTCTCGGATTGGCTGTATCGAGTGACCTGGAGCCCGTGCGACGCTGTGGAAAAGCCACGGCTGGCAGGCCAGCATTGGGTCGTCTTCACCGACGAGGGAAGCTTCGGGAACGAGCTCATGTCGCTGCTCTTGCAGCGAGGAGATCGTTGCACGGCTGTACGCAAAGGGCGCGAGTTCAGCAGCAGGTCGGATGGGTTCCAGATGGATCCTGGGAGCCTTGACCACTTCAATCGCCTGATCGCGTCATACGAGAACGATCCGCCCAGCGGCTTCTTGTATCTGTGGGGGTTCGATGAGGGCCGAGATGCGGAGCCCTCGTTGGCAGGGCTTGAAGCCGCACAGGCCACGGGCTGTGTAGGAGCGTTGCACCTGACGCAGGCCTTGGCGCGGGCCTCGTGGGCCACCATGCCCCGGTTGATCCTGGTGACGAGGGGAACCCAGCGCCTGTCCTCTGATGATCAGGGACCGCGCATCGCCCAGGCTCCGTTGTGGGGCTTTGGCCAGGCGGTGGCGACCGAGCTTCCGGAGACGCGCTGCCTTCGCGTCGATCTGGCTGGAGAGCCGCGTCTCGGGGATCTTGGGACGTTCATCCGTGCGCTCTCCCTCCCCGAAAGCGAGGCCCAGTTGGCCGTGCGCGGCGGAGCCTTGTATGCGGCGCGGATTGAGCGCGCCCGGCTTCGCACGGGCTCGGTGAAGAAGGGGGAGATTTCTGCGGACGCGTCCTACCTCATCGCGGGCGGCTTGGGTGGACTTGGACTCCGGCTTGCCAAGGGGTTGGCGGACCGGGGCGCCCGATACCTCGTCTTGTTGGGACGGAGTGGCCCGTCCGCAGAGGCCCAGCGGCAGATCGAGGCGTTGGAAGCGAAGGGCGTGCGCGTCCAAGTGGCCCGTGCGGATCTTGCGTCACATGAAGAGGTCGCGGCGGTCCTGGCTGGGCTGAGGGGTGCTCCGCCCTTGCGTGGCATCTTCCACGCTGCGGGGGTGATCCGCGACGGGACCATTGGCAATCAGACCGCCGGGCACTTTCACGATGTCATGGCGCCCAAGGTTCAAGGGGCGTGGAACCTGCACCTGCTCAGCTCTGGAATGGAGCTGGACTTCTTCGTCTGTTTCTCCTCGGTGGCCTCGCTGATTGGCACCCCCGGCCAGTCCAACTATGTCGCCGCGAATGCGTTCCTGGATGCGCTGGCCCACCTCCGGCGCGCGCAAGGCAAGCCCGCGCTGACGATCAATTGGGGTTCCTGGGCCGAGGCAGGCATGGCTGCGCGGCTTGAACGTGGGGATGCGGGACACCAGGGGCCGCTGGGTTTCGGTGCCATCCCGGTCGAGCAGGGGTTGAGCGTTCTTGAGCAGCTCCTGGCGGGCACCCACGCCCAGCTCGGTGTTTTTCCCGTCGACTGGACACGCTTGACGGAACAACTGCCGGGATTGGCGAGCCAGGCGTTCGTCCGGTCCTTCGCCCGTGGAGTACCCCTTCAGAACCAACCCTCCGCCTTTCTCCAGCAATGGGAGTTGGCTCCACCGAACCGGCGGATGGAAGTGCTGCGCCAGCACGTGATGAAGCAGGTCTCCGCCACGCTGGGCATGGCGGAGTCGGACAAGATCGCGGGCGGGGAGCGTCTGTTTGAGCTGGGCGTTGACTCGTTGCTGGCGGTCGAGATCAAGAACCGGCTGGCGAGCAGCCTCGGCAAGAGCCTTCGCTCGACCCTGGTCTTCGACTTCCCCACCGTGAATGGGCTCGTCGCGCACCTGGCCGGGGAACTTGGTCTGGGTGGAGAGATTCAGAAGCAGGACAAGAGCTCGGAGCAGGTGCAGGACGCCCTGGCTGCCGAGATCCAAGGTTTGTCAGAGCAGGAACTGACGTCACTCATCGACCAGGAGCTGGAGAGCGCGCTCACCAGATGA